The Musa acuminata AAA Group cultivar baxijiao chromosome BXJ1-8, Cavendish_Baxijiao_AAA, whole genome shotgun sequence genomic sequence GTGGCAAAAATACAAGAAACTACTATTGTTGACAGAAACAAGGATCAAAGTCGTTGTAAAGTTTCCATTTTTAATTTATGCAAGATACTATACTAAAGCTCCACCATGTAGTTTCTCTAGACAGTTGATAAAAAATAAGGATGATTGTTTACTTAAGCAGTACTTCATTTTTAATCTCTGCTGTATCACCATTCAATGTAAATGGCAGTGGTCCAATATAATAATTCAACCAACATAAATGCAACAACAAAGAAGCCAGTAGGTAGGAGCAGTACCTTGAACATAATCACACTAGCCAAAATGGTTAATGATGTAAACATCACATAGTATATGGGCGACACAACTGCTGTGTTAAATGTATCAAGAGCCTGAGGACAAAATTAAGCAAGTACAGGAGTATTAGATACTTCAAAGAGATCAGCCTATTGACAGCTAAGAACAAAATTCATTgtgattttaatttatattccATCATAAATCAGACAACTATTATCTCTACATTTCATTCCATTCTGTGTAATAATTAGTCTCAAATAAATGAACTACTAACATGAGATTAAATATAATATGCAAATAACAGTATCTACATGTCAGCAGGACTGAGACACATCTAAAATATTGAAAATTGATAAGAAAATTAAGACAATCAAACACAAAAAACATTATAACATTTATTGTTGACTTGCAATATAATGAATAGCAAACAATATGTAGATGAtaataaattgtatgatgatcgCAATGACCATTAAAGGAACTACCATTGGAATGTCTAGAAGATCATGCAGTACAGAAAAAGATTCCTCTCAGCATTTAAGTTTTTACCTGTTCACCAAAACTATAATTACTCAAGAAATTGGTAAAGATTTCATGCTTCTTGCCTAACAAACTGAGGTAGCATACTGAAGAAGTTATGTTGTTGTTTCAGTATCTTTTTGGCTTGTCTCATTATGGACAACTTCAGAAGAAAACAATGCTTGACTTCAGAATATGACATGCTGATCAACATGAAGTTCAATTTCACAGAACGAAGATATTCAATGCTACTTGCATATGATATCATGTTGAGAATTATAcaaaaacataaattaattaaaaagtcgAGATTCAAACATGACTAAAttaaatcaatagaaaatatagccATAACTCAGAAACGTTCCATACTTTGTTCAGATAGTTCATCTGGGTAATGATACAGACAATTACTATGATTGTGAATATCCAAGTCTGGGGATAAACTAACTGGTTCATTCCTGAAAATGTCAACTTGAGAGCTATGCCAAGAGCTTTCACACTCATAACCTGCTCAATAAATAAATAGCAAGGGCACCATAAGATCATTATTTCATGGTCCAGAACATAATGGATACATCAAACAGATAAATTTCATACCGAGAGAGACCCTACAAGAGAGCAAACACCAATGTAGACCATAATATGCGTTTGCCCATACTGGGGGACAAAATGGAATATAAGTATAAATGCTGCTGCAAGCACTGCTGCTGCGTAGAATAGAAATGCTGCACAATAATAGAtgagaagtatcttagtgttgttCACAAACACTCTAATGTACAAATTGATAGAATGCAAACCACATATGATTGTGGCATTGCCAATATAAGGAATATATGagtctttttaaaaattatttaaaagaagAGAACAAAAGGTTCAATACCTGGTTCAGTTGCCAGATCCCAGACTTCTGTCACAGACTCTATCTCCCGCTCctgaggagcatgaagaactattGTTGTTGATCCCACAACACAGAGAGCACAACCAAGAATGCCAAAAATGTGTAGCCTCTCCCGTAAAATGATACGTGCAAGTACTGCACTGTAGCACAAATATTTGTTCATAATAACTCAAGGAAAAAAATAACAGAATGCATTATGTTGATTGAGAACATGCCTAATAATTATGCTAAGAGCACCAAGAGGAGTGACCAGAATAGCCGGAGCAAATGCATATGCTGCAAAATTAGCAACTTCCCCAACAATCACTGTTAAATAAGACAACTTGTTAGTTCATATTCCTTTCAAAGAGACCAGTACTGAATTATAAAGAAAGATAACTCAAGAAATAGTAAATTACAAATATTTATGAGCATAGAATATCTTTTTGTATACTGCAACTCAATGACAGATTATTGCAAACATATTAGTGATATAAAATACAAGACCCATCTCCAAACTAAGAAGCGTGGATATAGACATGGGGCATAGACACGGCGAGGacatgtgtgtgtgcgtgtgtgtgtgtctatatatatatatatatatatatatatttatatatatatatatactgaagaAGAACAGGATCAAGTGATTGATGTTACTATTAAGAAACagaatcttgatattttattcaaattattataacaatttaatcaaaagcaataaaaaaacacagattaaaataaataaataaataataaaacagGTTAATAATATGTTAACACTTCAATCAAAactaaaaactaaaaaaataataatcaaagatAGGTGTTTTTAGTAGTAAAAAAAGCTAAACAAAATCAGTATACCTTGCTCCGCAACAAGACTAAGGAAGAAGCTTCGTCGGACGCTGGTGAAGTAGTCGAAGGCTCGAGGGCATGCAACGACCACTGAGTCGCTCGCAGGTGGGGCGCTTAGGGCGAAGGGCCAAACGACAATGCGATAACAGCGGGCAATAGACAGATGTGCTCGGGGTGGAGGGCCCGAGAGCATGCAACGCAATGACGGTCGTCAGGTCACTTGCAGGTGTGTCTCCAAGGAAGGAGGGTTAAAACCTTTAGTTCACTTGAGAGTTGGAGTAGAGGTGGCCGATGAGTGGTGGTGGTCTAGGAGGAACTCGGGCTAGGGGCAGAGCCTTCCTCTTCCAAAGGTGGGGCGGGGGCAAAGATTTCACCGATGAGGAAGAAGGAAAACCAATACGGTGAGCAAAAAGGAAAACCGATGAGGAAGAAGGGTTCCTCCGTACGTGAGCACCGAGTTCAACATGCAAACGTCGTATCCAACgaattaaagaaaataaataaagg encodes the following:
- the LOC135587244 gene encoding probable magnesium transporter NIPA4 isoform X1 is translated as MASTDAASAGSWVESYTGMSSDNIKGLVLALSSSSFIGASFIVKKKGLKKAGASGVRAGAGGYSYLYEPLWWAGMITMIVGEVANFAAYAFAPAILVTPLGALSIIISAVLARIILRERLHIFGILGCALCVVGSTTIVLHAPQEREIESVTEVWDLATEPAFLFYAAAVLAAAFILIFHFVPQYGQTHIMVYIGVCSLVGSLSVMSVKALGIALKLTFSGMNQLVYPQTWIFTIIVIVCIITQMNYLNKALDTFNTAVVSPIYYVMFTSLTILASVIMFKDWDRQNPTQIITEMCGFVTILSGTFLLHKTKDMADGLPSSSVSGRLPKHADEDGYSSEDIPLRSPESFRSS
- the LOC135587244 gene encoding probable magnesium transporter NIPA4 isoform X2, whose translation is MASTDAASAGSWVESYTGMSSDNIKGLVLALSSSSFIGASFIVKKKGLKKAGASGVRAGAGGYSYLYEPLWWAGMITMIVGEVANFAAYAFAPAILVTPLGALSIIISAVLARIILRERLHIFGILGCALCVVGSTTIVLHAPQEREIESVTEVWDLATEPAFLFYAAAVLAAAFILIFHFVPQYGQTHIMVYIGVCSLVGSLSVMSVKALGIALKLTFSGMNQLVYPQTWIFTIIVIVCIITQMNYLNKALDTFNTAVVSPIYYVMFTSLTILASVIMFKV